atttttgaccaaatcacataatttgggcatcaaaaattccgggacggtgaggggcataaaagttgtatacagaatttggaaaaaatttacggttccccggaaatttgccaaaaactttcctattcattttgaatggaaaaaaaacgcgcgcttcacagcccgaaccgttagaccgatcggcaccgttcaagtatcggcacgaccggaattttcgcgtgacacaggaaactttacaaatggccccgaaaatttttccgttcgtccgtaaacggcaattttccgtgaaaaaaaaaaaagtttcaaaatgtatctagtcctacaatttttgaccaaatcacataatttgggcatcaaaaattccgggacggtgaggggcataaaagttgtatacagaatttggaaaaaaattacgcttcctcggaaatttgccaaaaattatcccattcatttcgaatgggaaaagtcccattcacttccaatgggatttccaatggaatttacattgcattgatgccattgacggccatgcatgtcgaatctactgatgccaatgtacttggattcaattgattatatggatgtcgatgccattgactgccatggacgtccaaaatttttcccattcattttcaatggggaaaaaacaaaattaccccaaatcaacagaaaatgaccagatatcaataggacgtgtcccccaaacttccccaattccattgacgcttttgaagggtgccgccattgacttacatggacgtccaaaatttttcccattcattttcaatggggaaaaaactacatttctccaaatcaacagaaaatgaccagatatcaataggacgcataccccaaacgtccccaactccattgacgcttatggggggtgctgccattgacgtccatggacgtgcaaaattttacccattcattttcaatgggaattttttttttttccccaaatcaacagaaaatgactagatatcaataggacgtgtcccccaaatgtccccaattgcattgctgcttatggagggtgatgccattgacgtccagggacgtccaaacttcccattcatttccaatggcatttcttcatgtttgttcattctattgatgccaaagtacttggattccattgacgcttatgtaagttgataccattgacgtccatggacgtccaaaatttttcccattcattttcaatgggaattttttttttttccccaaatcaacagaaaatgactagatatcaataggacgtttcccccaaatgtgcccgattgcattgctgcttatggagggtgatgccattgacgtccacggacgtccaaacttcccattaatttccaatggcatttcttcatgtttgttcattctattgatgccaatgtacttggattccattgacgcttatgtaagttgataccattgacgtccatggacgtccaaaatttttcccattgattttcaatgggattttttttttttttttcccaaatcaacagaaaatgactagatatcattagggcgtgtcccccaaatgtccccgattgcattgccgcttatggagggtgatgccattgacgttcatggacgtccaaacttcccattcatttccaatggcatttcttcatgtttgttcattttattgatgccaatgtacttggattccattgacgcttatgtaagttgataccattgacgtccatggacgtccaaaatttttcccattcattttcaatgggaattttttttttttcccaaatcaacagaaaatgactagatatcaataggacgtgtcccccaaacttccccgattccattaacaattatggagggtgctgccattgacggacatggacgtccaattctcccaatcttttctaatggctttaactttgtttagtgccaatgactggcattatggtccattctattgatagacctgagtggggctaagatttgtatctccacagaggaaagaccaaggtgtgtaatttctcccgaaattgcagtttctagtttaatgtaagacattttacaACCAGAAATGGCAGCACCAGATTTtcgttttttgttatttccctatatatatatattcctggCTTTTGACAAAATTGGTGCAGGGAAACGTTGGGTGAACTTTTAACCCAAAGTTCAGGAGGGTATTATCTatcaaaaaatgcattaaaCAAGTAGTGCCCAGACAGTGGAACGAAACTCATTTTCTAGGCACTTTTTCAGGGTCCACCCCAAGGCCTATATGactaaacacctcacgagaccgatagtcgacaagtagctgtcttccgacggagcccgccgttcCGGTcacgcaggccgccgccgcctcgcacTCGGCGGccagagcagagccatgcaccgaatacgtcgcagcgagccggccggggcgggcggctatccggtacgaacttagctgccACCGCCACTTTggttcaagacagaggcctggcgcgggtgctaatttgacagccgggcggactgaagggcacaggcgggaggaaattcccgaaatgacccgatagccaaacttctggatgaaaaaataatgcagtttatacgaccacgattctttgtgaaagacatgccgatcacatcagttttaccccGGACATTTACACAAGGGATGTCAAGaaaccatgtttatcatgatggcagagtggttagttgataattttAACATCcaccaaaccacacaaagaagtcatctagtcagtaatgcattcagtacgctttaaatttatggcgtcttaatcagatcattcgtcttaaatctagtcaaataattttccccagcttgtttgagtgttgaagactagttaacagatgaatgcgccagattattccacttgaactaaatatcgccatttgttcttattcagtccaaacatctaaaaaatgtcatttttcacctaaatcaagaaaaaattgctttacaaataatgttttgaaccatacatattcttgaataaagaacatttctggcatttttttttttttttttaggattatgtataataatttattgcttaaaataaggctgtttaagcttattttcagctggctatttttcttcaagaaatctgagtgaaatatacttggaagtgctggcagttaatttcacttatttccaatagatttacactgaaaacaagggaatttaactagttttaaggagttgtgtttttgctgtgtagtaatgttatacgttaggaatggcttacttttaaagccatttttgtgcaacttatgtatttactctgtaagtaattgttgccaaaagtttaccattacacaatgtcagacaatctgtctttatttagatgttggaatttactacttgttcacatttgatgttggaaaaaaagcaataatatttttgcacagtaatattttctcttgtgtatactttaaaattttacatcaatcttttaataaaattatcggcttgacattatcggttatcggttggaacgaggaggaaattatcggttatcggtatcggctgaaaaatgcattatcgtgcatctctatatatatatatatatatatatatatatatattatatatatatacacacacacatatatatatatacatacagtatatattcccTTTAGTTTAATAAAaagattttttcattgaaatacaGATTTGTGAATGTAATAGCAGCATTACGGTGGTTTGGGTGACTACCCCCCAGACAATAATACAAAATGGCAAACCTTTAATGAGGATACAAGCAGACCCCGAAGAAGTTACAGAATGcaattttatatatgtatatatacatatatatatatgtgtgtgtatatatgcacaattttacgaaaacaaaagaaataattCTAATTTGTAATTCTAATTGAAatatacatattaaatattCATACTGATTGAatcattgaccacaaactgagcacaaaggttttttttcacccctgtgggttcttatgtgttgtattaaggtttcccttagagagattctttgaccacaaattgagcaggaTAAGGTtcttctccagtgtgggtttttgTGTGTCTAGTTAGGTTTCCCTTTGCAGAGAATCtttggccacaaactgagcaggaaaaaggtttttctccagtgtgggttctcatGTGTGGTTTCAAGCGGTTCTTGCAACTGAAATTTTTGCCACAAATtgtgcaggaaaaaggtttttctccggtgtgggttcttgtgtgtatttttaagtAGCTCTTATGACTGAAATTTTGGCCACAAATtgtgcaggaaaaaggtttttcaccggtgtgggttcttgtgtgttgggTAAGGTGTTTTTTCTGAGCAAAGTtttggccacaaactgagcaggaaaagggtTTTTCTCCTGTGTgagttcttgtgtgttttgtgaGGTATCCCTTTGAAGAGAATATTTGGccacaaattgagcaggaaaaaggtttttctccagtgtgggttctcgtGTGTGTTGTTAAGTGGCTCTTGCAACTGTATTTTTTGCCACAAACTGCGCAaggaaaaggtttttctccagtgtgggttcttgtgtgtatttttagaGCACTCTTGCAACTGAATCTTtggtcacaaactgagcaggaaaaaggtttttcaccagtgtgagtTCTTGTGTGTTCTGTCAGGCTTCCCTTATGAGAGAATCTTTGGCCACAAACCAAGCAggtaaaaggtttttctccagtgtggtttcttgtgtgttgttttagaTTTCCCTTTTGAGAGAATCTTTGGccacaaattgagcaggaaaaaggtttttctcctgtgtgggttcttgtgtgttgttttagaTGTTGATTCTGGGAGAATCtttggccacaaactgagcagggaaaaggtttttctccagtgtgggttcttttgtgttttgttagGTATCTCTCTGAAGTGAATCTTttgccacaaactgagcaggaaaaagcttTTTCACCAGTGTAGGTTCTTTCACCAGCGTGGGTTCTTTCATGTGTTGTTAAGTTGTTCTTACAACTGAATCTTTTgcaacaaactgagcaggaaaaaggtttttctccagtgtgggttcttgcgtGTGCTTTTAAGTAATGCCTTAGaaagaatctttgaccacaaactgagcaggaaaaaggttttactCCAGTGTGGCTCCTCATATGCCTACGACAAGTATACTTATTAATaaaggttttcccacactgagagcatttgcGTTTGTTGTCACGGTCAGCTTTCTTATGACCATCATCACTGTAAGGCGAGTGTGACATGTTGTCTTCGCTATCTGATAGTGGAGCGGTAAAACTGTCCTCTTGCAAGccttctgttgagctgctgctaCCGCTTGGAGGCGCTGCTCCTCTGCTGGTCTCACTATGACCCTCTTCACTCTTCAAAGGCTCACCAGTCAGCCTGGCGATATCGTCGTCCTCTGTAACGTATGGTAACTctacctcctcctttttgattgaaacttgCACTTCTCTCTTTTGCTGTTGAGGGTCATCTGACTCTTCCTTTTTTATTTGCAAGTGCTCAACTTCCTCTTTCACATCACGAGACTCTGACCCAGGACCAAgatattttctgaaacctgcaagacacaTTAGACAAATTATCAACTCAAAAAAATCAATATCATGTTGGATGAACATTTTAAAAAGCACGGAATGTATTTGCACCTGATTAAATGGCTCATTTCCAATTTGTAGCACTTGTGTTGGACTCAATTGACCTATCGTAAAAGCGCCGTCCCCCTTAGTTACAGTTGCTAAGCCG
This sequence is a window from Corythoichthys intestinalis isolate RoL2023-P3 chromosome 13, ASM3026506v1, whole genome shotgun sequence. Protein-coding genes within it:
- the LOC130928931 gene encoding gastrula zinc finger protein XlCGF57.1-like isoform X2 codes for the protein MADNSQAQGPQCQESARIKEEEKVEESPYIKKVGDRFVQIKEEQEENPHIEDQKQPHPVKKEEVEEDPPYVKVELVDIPKWTDEPLKGEDGGPSVPNERAEPPRGSNSSSKEGFQADARPSDSDDTTSHSRFCFRKYLGPGSESRDVKEEVEHLQIKKEESDDPQQQKREVQVSIKKEEVELPYVTEDDDIARLTGEPLKSEEGHSETSRGAAPPSGSSSSTEGLQEDSFTAPLSDSEDNMSHSPYSDDGHKKADRDNKRKCSQCGKTFINKYTCRRHMRSHTGVKPFSCSVCGQRFFLRHYLKAHARTHTGEKPFSCSVCCKRFSCKNNLTTHERTHAGERTYTGEKAFSCSVCGKRFTSERYLTKHKRTHTGEKPFPCSVCGQRFSQNQHLKQHTRTHTGEKPFSCSICGQRFSQKGNLKQHTRNHTGEKPFTCLVCGQRFSHKGSLTEHTRTHTGEKPFSCSVCDQRFSCKSALKIHTRTHTGEKPFPCAVCGKKYSCKSHLTTHTRTHTGEKPFSCSICGQIFSSKGYLTKHTRTHTGEKPFSCSVCGQNFAQKKHLTQHTRTHTGEKPFSCTICGQNFSHKSYLKIHTRTHTGEKPFSCTICGKNFSCKNRLKPHMRTHTGEKPFSCSVCGQRFSAKGNLTRHTKTHTGEEPYPAQFVVKESL
- the LOC130928931 gene encoding zinc finger protein 568-like isoform X1; its protein translation is MADNSQAQGPQCQESARIKEEEKVEESPYIKKVGDRFVQIKEEQEENPHIEDQKQPHPVKKEEVEEDPPYVKVELVDIPKWTDEPLKGEDGGPSVPNERAEPPRGSNSSSKEGFQADARPSDSDDTTSHSRFYCEMASQLSRPASGGPDPRPLAKILVKYIKVSHHLKGVKLGAPRLPQRIQALKDSLIKGIRPARPNDNTEVLTKYNAVNWSHTTMQNLNEHYTEALRSLEMDVEAHKKPNWHMSLDIAVKWAKKDIKRMRPGTLNKAVDKLKSLMSGLDTHQSPTTPILAGPSTQGSGVPKGFRKYLGPGSESRDVKEEVEHLQIKKEESDDPQQQKREVQVSIKKEEVELPYVTEDDDIARLTGEPLKSEEGHSETSRGAAPPSGSSSSTEGLQEDSFTAPLSDSEDNMSHSPYSDDGHKKADRDNKRKCSQCGKTFINKYTCRRHMRSHTGVKPFSCSVCGQRFFLRHYLKAHARTHTGEKPFSCSVCCKRFSCKNNLTTHERTHAGERTYTGEKAFSCSVCGKRFTSERYLTKHKRTHTGEKPFPCSVCGQRFSQNQHLKQHTRTHTGEKPFSCSICGQRFSQKGNLKQHTRNHTGEKPFTCLVCGQRFSHKGSLTEHTRTHTGEKPFSCSVCDQRFSCKSALKIHTRTHTGEKPFPCAVCGKKYSCKSHLTTHTRTHTGEKPFSCSICGQIFSSKGYLTKHTRTHTGEKPFSCSVCGQNFAQKKHLTQHTRTHTGEKPFSCTICGQNFSHKSYLKIHTRTHTGEKPFSCTICGKNFSCKNRLKPHMRTHTGEKPFSCSVCGQRFSAKGNLTRHTKTHTGEEPYPAQFVVKESL